A genomic stretch from Pseudomonas mendocina includes:
- a CDS encoding N-acetylmuramoyl-L-alanine amidase, whose translation MKVFFLSILMFVLAGCSTGLRIDDTYTSKGQNSRVQYIVLHYTSADLQRSLHLLTQGEVSSHYLIAEKPATIYRLVDENRRAWHAGVSQWQGRTWLNGTTIGIELVNQGFYDTPKGRYWQPFSPEQIDALIPLLKDIMQRHNLPPGSIIAHSDIAPQRKSDPGPLFPWKRLADAGLMPWPDAAQVARQRAYFSASLPSVLWFQEQLQHYGYEVPLTGELDKATRNVIAAFQMKYRPARYDGQPDAETAALLLVTNSLQK comes from the coding sequence ATGAAAGTTTTTTTTCTTAGCATCCTGATGTTTGTGTTGGCCGGTTGCAGTACGGGCCTGCGTATTGATGACACCTACACCTCAAAAGGCCAGAACAGCCGTGTGCAGTACATCGTGCTGCACTACACCTCGGCCGATTTGCAGCGCTCACTGCACTTGCTGACGCAAGGTGAGGTGAGCAGCCACTACCTGATTGCTGAAAAGCCAGCAACGATCTATCGGCTTGTTGATGAGAATCGCCGCGCCTGGCATGCCGGTGTCAGCCAGTGGCAAGGACGGACTTGGCTCAACGGCACCACCATCGGCATAGAACTGGTTAATCAGGGCTTTTATGACACCCCCAAAGGGCGTTATTGGCAGCCGTTTTCGCCAGAGCAGATTGATGCGTTGATCCCTTTGCTTAAGGACATCATGCAACGCCACAACCTGCCGCCAGGCAGCATCATTGCTCACAGCGATATTGCACCGCAGCGTAAAAGTGACCCAGGCCCATTGTTCCCTTGGAAGCGTCTGGCTGATGCTGGCTTGATGCCGTGGCCGGATGCTGCTCAGGTGGCGCGTCAGCGTGCCTACTTCAGTGCCAGTTTGCCGAGTGTGCTGTGGTTCCAGGAGCAGCTGCAGCATTACGGCTACGAAGTGCCACTTACCGGCGAACTGGATAAGGCCACCCGCAATGTGATCGCTGCTTTCCAGATGAAGTACCGCCCGGCGCGTTATGACGGGCAGCCAGACGCGGAGACGGCCGCGCTGTTGCTGGTCACCAACAGTTTGCAGAAGTAA
- a CDS encoding inhibitor of vertebrate lysozyme family protein gives MRAYESLLAALLLGSSAAALAASTDAEIHINELISREPAYQQSWAKLAGQDSGLPQWVVNLEGVSTPVQTFKTGAGTYRVASLCKPHDCFNNRLYVAFAPDKKDVDALYVTVPDDLAEGEAPSNRAVHRWLGGPGFEVRKLLDEQLQSDPNWH, from the coding sequence ATGAGAGCTTATGAATCGCTGCTTGCTGCCCTATTGCTCGGCAGCAGTGCGGCGGCACTGGCCGCCAGCACGGATGCTGAAATTCACATCAATGAACTGATAAGCCGAGAACCGGCCTATCAGCAGAGTTGGGCGAAATTAGCGGGCCAGGACTCAGGATTACCGCAGTGGGTGGTTAACCTGGAAGGCGTGTCTACGCCGGTGCAGACGTTCAAGACTGGGGCTGGCACCTACCGTGTTGCAAGCTTGTGTAAGCCCCACGACTGCTTTAATAACCGCCTGTACGTCGCATTTGCTCCTGACAAAAAGGATGTCGATGCCCTGTATGTGACCGTTCCAGACGATTTGGCCGAAGGTGAGGCACCCAGCAACAGGGCGGTACACCGCTGGCTTGGCGGGCCGGGCTTTGAAGTGCGCAAACTGCTGGACGAGCAACTGCAAAGCGACCCCAATTGGCACTGA
- a CDS encoding MarC family protein, whose product MEIFGIAALVFLVTDPFGNIAIFIAALKNVPPARRLKVAARELLFALLLLLVFLTFGDKLLSALGLSREATAIAGGIILFVIAMRLIFPGPQGVLGDVPDGEPLLVPLATPAVAGPSALAVLMTLRNTHEGPVWELYAGVLLAWAATACILLQASFLQRFLGPRGLTAVERLMGMLLIMLSVDMLLDNLQSVLHITP is encoded by the coding sequence ATGGAAATATTTGGCATCGCGGCCTTGGTCTTTCTGGTCACTGACCCCTTCGGCAATATCGCCATTTTTATCGCTGCCCTGAAAAACGTACCACCTGCGCGCAGGCTCAAGGTGGCTGCCCGTGAGTTGTTGTTCGCGCTGCTGCTGTTGCTGGTGTTCCTGACCTTCGGTGACAAATTACTCAGCGCCTTGGGGCTATCCCGTGAGGCAACAGCGATTGCTGGCGGCATCATCTTGTTTGTGATTGCCATGCGCCTGATTTTCCCAGGCCCGCAAGGGGTCTTGGGGGATGTGCCAGATGGAGAGCCTTTGCTCGTACCCTTGGCCACCCCGGCAGTGGCTGGCCCATCGGCGCTGGCAGTGCTGATGACCCTACGCAACACACACGAGGGGCCCGTATGGGAGCTGTATGCCGGTGTGCTGCTGGCATGGGCCGCCACGGCGTGTATCTTGTTGCAGGCATCTTTTCTGCAACGCTTTCTCGGACCCCGCGGGCTGACCGCAGTGGAGCGGCTGATGGGCATGCTGTTGATTATGCTCAGTGTCGATATGCTGCTGGATAACCTGCAAAGCGTGTTGCATATCACCCCATGA
- a CDS encoding thiol:disulfide interchange protein DsbA/DsbL, with the protein MRNLILGAALAAASLFAVTANAEPIEAGKQYVELSNPVPVSEPGKIEVIELFWYGCGHCYKFEETINPWIEKLPEDVNFRRIPAMFGGMWNVHGQMFITLEAMKAEHSVHAAIFNAIHVQGKKLATPEEMADFLATQGVDKDEFLKTYNSFAVKGQVEKAKKLAMAYQITGVPVMIVNGKYRFDIGSSGGPDQALQVADFLIQKERGAQ; encoded by the coding sequence ATGCGTAATCTGATTCTCGGTGCTGCACTTGCCGCTGCCAGCCTGTTTGCTGTTACAGCTAACGCTGAGCCAATTGAAGCGGGCAAACAGTACGTTGAGCTGAGTAACCCTGTTCCGGTTTCTGAGCCGGGCAAAATTGAGGTCATTGAACTGTTCTGGTATGGCTGTGGCCACTGCTACAAGTTCGAAGAAACTATCAATCCGTGGATTGAGAAACTGCCTGAGGACGTGAACTTCCGTCGCATTCCTGCAATGTTCGGTGGCATGTGGAACGTTCATGGCCAGATGTTCATCACGCTGGAAGCCATGAAGGCTGAGCACAGTGTTCATGCTGCTATCTTCAACGCCATTCACGTTCAGGGCAAAAAACTCGCAACGCCTGAAGAGATGGCTGACTTCCTCGCTACCCAAGGCGTGGATAAGGATGAGTTCCTCAAGACCTACAACTCTTTCGCCGTGAAGGGGCAGGTTGAGAAAGCTAAGAAACTGGCCATGGCTTATCAAATCACTGGTGTGCCTGTGATGATTGTTAACGGCAAATATCGTTTCGATATTGGTAGCTCGGGCGGTCCTGACCAGGCGCTGCAGGTTGCTGATTTCCTGATCCAAAAAGAGCGCGGTGCTCAGTAA
- a CDS encoding nucleoside recognition domain-containing protein has translation MLNTLWLGFFLVAAVAGLYRWLIGDDPAVFGAMVESLFAMAKLSVEVMVLLFGTLTLWMGLLRIAEKAGLVDVLARLLGPLFARLMPEVPRGHPALGLITMNFAANGLGLDNAATPIGLKAMRALQDLNPSSTTASNAQILMLVLNASSLTLLPVTIFMYRAQQGAPDPTMVFLPILLATSASTLVGLLSVAVMQRLRLWDPVVLAYLIPGALLLGGFMAMLGGMSATALAGLSSLLGNLTLFGVIVAFLAIGALRKVPVYEEFVEGAKEGFDVAKGLLPYLVAMLCAVGVLRASGALEFGLDGIRWLIEQVGWDTRFVDALPTALVKPFSGSAARAMLIETMQSQGVDSFPALVAATIQGSTETTFYVLAVYFGSVGIQRVRHAVGCALLAELAGVIAAIAVCYWFFG, from the coding sequence ATGCTCAATACCCTCTGGCTTGGATTCTTTCTGGTGGCGGCGGTCGCCGGCCTATATCGCTGGCTGATCGGGGACGATCCGGCCGTGTTCGGGGCCATGGTAGAAAGCCTGTTCGCCATGGCCAAACTTTCAGTTGAGGTCATGGTGCTGTTATTCGGCACCCTGACACTGTGGATGGGCCTGCTGCGAATCGCTGAAAAAGCCGGGCTGGTCGATGTGCTTGCACGTCTGCTTGGGCCGCTGTTCGCACGGCTGATGCCGGAGGTGCCGCGTGGCCACCCTGCGCTGGGGCTGATCACCATGAACTTTGCCGCCAATGGTCTGGGCCTGGATAACGCCGCCACACCGATTGGCCTCAAGGCCATGCGCGCGCTGCAAGACCTCAACCCGAGCAGCACAACCGCAAGCAATGCGCAGATCTTGATGCTGGTGCTTAACGCCTCATCGCTGACGCTGCTGCCGGTTACCATCTTTATGTACCGCGCTCAGCAAGGTGCGCCCGATCCCACCATGGTGTTCCTGCCCATCCTGCTGGCGACCAGCGCCTCAACCCTGGTGGGCCTGCTCTCGGTGGCGGTGATGCAGCGCCTGCGCCTGTGGGACCCGGTAGTGCTGGCTTATCTGATCCCTGGAGCACTGCTGCTGGGGGGCTTTATGGCGATGCTGGGCGGGATGTCGGCTACGGCACTGGCGGGTCTTTCATCGTTGCTGGGTAATCTCACCCTGTTCGGTGTCATCGTGGCTTTTTTGGCCATTGGTGCTCTGCGCAAAGTGCCGGTTTACGAGGAGTTTGTCGAAGGCGCGAAAGAAGGCTTCGATGTCGCCAAAGGCCTGCTGCCGTATCTGGTCGCCATGCTATGTGCGGTGGGTGTGCTGCGTGCCTCCGGGGCATTGGAGTTCGGCCTGGATGGCATTCGGTGGCTGATCGAGCAGGTGGGCTGGGACACCCGCTTTGTCGATGCGTTGCCGACGGCGCTGGTTAAACCTTTCTCGGGCAGTGCAGCCCGTGCCATGCTGATCGAAACCATGCAGAGCCAGGGCGTAGACAGCTTCCCGGCGCTGGTCGCCGCGACGATTCAGGGCAGTACCGAAACCACCTTCTATGTGTTGGCGGTGTATTTCGGGTCCGTCGGTATTCAGCGTGTGCGCCACGCGGTTGGCTGTGCATTGCTGGCTGAGTTGGCCGGGGTAATCGCGGCGATCGCGGTGTGTTACTGGTTCTTTGGCTGA
- a CDS encoding NAD-dependent epimerase/dehydratase family protein, whose translation METSKRVLITGAAGFIGRQLLNRLAMDYPHWTLIAADIRPQPSTWLTANVTSMQLDISRAADVLACVQSCQPQAIVHLASVVTPPPGMTEQQLHAIDVGGTRAIVNAALACGVEQLVVTSSGAAYGYHPDNRPWLDEDQPLRGHEHFAYARHKREVEDMLASVRKEHPALKQLILRPGTILGERVSNQITSLFKKRAVLGIRGSDSPFVFIWDQDVIEVICRGLSTCAEGIFNLAGDGALSMREIAGILRKPYVALPAPLVQSLLALLHPLRLSQYGPEQVDFLRYRPVLSNQRLKGEFGYTPRYSSREAFMAFLEAQKTQCDV comes from the coding sequence GTGGAGACTTCGAAGCGCGTGCTGATCACTGGCGCAGCAGGCTTTATCGGTCGGCAGCTGCTCAACCGTCTGGCGATGGATTATCCCCATTGGACGCTCATCGCTGCGGATATTCGCCCCCAGCCGTCGACGTGGTTAACCGCTAACGTAACGTCGATGCAACTCGATATTAGCCGTGCAGCGGATGTGCTTGCGTGTGTGCAAAGCTGCCAGCCGCAGGCCATCGTTCATCTTGCTTCGGTCGTGACACCGCCACCGGGCATGACGGAGCAACAATTGCACGCCATTGATGTGGGCGGTACTCGCGCCATCGTTAATGCGGCGTTGGCCTGTGGTGTTGAACAACTGGTGGTGACCAGTTCCGGTGCGGCTTATGGCTATCATCCTGACAATCGCCCGTGGCTGGATGAAGATCAGCCTTTGCGCGGCCATGAGCACTTTGCCTATGCCCGCCACAAGCGAGAGGTCGAGGACATGCTGGCAAGCGTGCGCAAGGAGCATCCTGCACTCAAACAACTGATTTTGCGTCCCGGCACGATTCTGGGGGAGCGTGTCAGTAACCAGATCACCAGCCTGTTCAAAAAACGAGCAGTCCTGGGGATTCGTGGCAGCGACAGTCCTTTCGTGTTTATCTGGGATCAGGATGTCATTGAGGTGATCTGCCGGGGGCTTTCAACCTGCGCTGAAGGCATCTTTAATCTGGCGGGTGACGGTGCGCTGTCCATGCGTGAGATCGCCGGTATTTTGCGTAAGCCTTATGTTGCGTTGCCTGCACCGCTGGTTCAGAGCCTGTTGGCGCTGCTGCATCCGTTGCGCCTGAGTCAGTACGGCCCGGAGCAGGTGGACTTTTTGCGTTACCGGCCGGTACTGAGTAACCAGCGCCTTAAGGGTGAGTTCGGCTATACGCCACGCTACTCCTCACGGGAGGCATTCATGGCTTTTCTGGAAGCGCAAAAGACTCAGTGCGACGTCTGA
- a CDS encoding diguanylate cyclase: protein MSDETQRWKSKYLEGLEQQEQREQLWQTRLDLLRRGLVRSSLAAEGSDKAVDSCMQELRELLRRNDIDTGMSALIPRLEKAVLLSEKRREERVEQNIAGITRLTSQLLTMDLPRDVRKSLKQFSRQIEQRASHSSGIPGLLSELGSLQEQVLDAVSSDTPRPGFLQRLFGSSADGSAAATTASEVPQAAADSLAPEPLAVESYSQPVKDESAPEPVAKAADTVDAPLEAPAVVCAENVAAAAPSQEQVAMLASAPADEDDETYSLPDPLEPGYSTVAPHIAACLLRLLDELQLPSHHQAQEQTLRQRIDGGLNWYELVPVLDDIVVLIRAMSSTGEQEFVSYLKQLNQRLESFLGTLSEAHEGYSESVESVRSFNQELREQVSGLQASVQEAVDLPSLKMSLEERLDGLLTTVVEHQKTHEGREAQITQRLQELTVRVAEMEQEAQGFRDHLEEQRQKALIDPLTGLSNRAGWNERLEIEMARLQRYGGELLMAILDIDYFKRINDSYGHQAGDKVLRIIASELAKRLRKTDFIARFGGEEFVILLPSTPLEGGEQLLQSLRSAIEQCPFHFRGERVVITLSGGLSAFSAGEPAEDVFERADQALYRAKNGGRNRIELG, encoded by the coding sequence ATGAGCGACGAAACCCAGCGCTGGAAAAGTAAGTATCTGGAAGGCCTGGAACAGCAGGAGCAGCGCGAGCAGCTCTGGCAGACACGGCTGGATCTCTTGCGTCGGGGGCTGGTGCGTAGCTCGCTGGCCGCTGAAGGCAGCGACAAAGCGGTAGACAGTTGCATGCAGGAGTTGCGCGAGCTGCTTCGGCGCAATGATATCGACACAGGCATGTCGGCCCTGATTCCCCGTTTGGAGAAGGCGGTTCTGCTTTCTGAAAAACGTCGTGAGGAGCGCGTCGAGCAAAACATTGCCGGTATAACCCGGCTGACCAGCCAATTGCTGACGATGGACTTACCCCGGGATGTGCGTAAGTCGCTGAAGCAGTTCTCCCGCCAGATCGAGCAACGCGCCAGCCATTCATCAGGCATACCAGGTTTGCTCAGTGAGCTGGGCTCACTGCAAGAGCAGGTGTTGGATGCTGTGAGCTCAGACACGCCTCGTCCTGGCTTTTTGCAGCGTTTGTTTGGCAGCTCTGCGGATGGATCAGCTGCTGCCACTACCGCCAGTGAGGTGCCTCAGGCCGCTGCTGATAGCCTTGCCCCAGAGCCGCTTGCTGTCGAGTCTTACTCGCAACCTGTAAAGGATGAATCCGCCCCTGAGCCTGTGGCCAAAGCCGCTGATACAGTTGACGCGCCGCTGGAGGCTCCGGCTGTAGTTTGTGCTGAGAATGTGGCCGCAGCCGCGCCGTCGCAGGAGCAAGTTGCCATGTTGGCGAGCGCACCCGCGGACGAGGACGATGAAACCTATTCCCTGCCGGACCCACTGGAACCAGGGTATAGCACGGTCGCTCCTCATATCGCCGCCTGCCTGCTACGTCTGCTGGATGAGTTGCAATTGCCCTCGCACCATCAGGCCCAAGAACAGACGTTGCGGCAGAGAATTGATGGCGGGCTGAACTGGTATGAGCTGGTCCCGGTTCTGGATGACATCGTGGTGCTGATTCGGGCCATGAGTAGCACCGGTGAGCAGGAGTTCGTCAGCTACCTCAAGCAGCTCAACCAGCGTTTGGAGTCCTTCCTCGGCACGTTGAGTGAGGCCCACGAAGGTTACAGCGAGTCTGTTGAAAGTGTACGTAGCTTCAATCAGGAGTTGCGTGAGCAGGTCTCCGGCTTGCAGGCCAGCGTGCAGGAGGCTGTGGACTTACCCAGTCTGAAGATGTCTCTGGAGGAGCGGCTGGACGGTTTGCTGACAACCGTTGTCGAGCACCAGAAAACTCATGAGGGTCGCGAAGCGCAGATTACTCAGCGCTTGCAAGAACTGACTGTGCGTGTGGCTGAAATGGAGCAGGAAGCTCAGGGTTTCCGGGATCACCTTGAGGAGCAGCGGCAGAAGGCGCTGATTGATCCTCTGACCGGGCTGTCCAATCGCGCGGGTTGGAATGAGCGTCTTGAGATTGAAATGGCACGGCTGCAGCGTTACGGCGGTGAGCTGTTGATGGCCATTCTGGATATTGATTATTTCAAACGCATCAACGACAGCTACGGACACCAGGCGGGCGACAAGGTCCTGCGGATTATTGCCAGTGAGTTGGCCAAGCGCCTGCGTAAAACAGACTTCATCGCCCGCTTTGGTGGCGAAGAGTTTGTCATCCTGTTGCCTTCAACCCCGCTAGAGGGCGGAGAACAATTGCTGCAGAGCCTGCGCAGTGCGATTGAACAGTGCCCGTTCCACTTCCGTGGAGAGCGGGTTGTTATCACACTGTCGGGTGGTTTGAGTGCCTTCAGCGCCGGAGAGCCTGCTGAAGATGTATTTGAGCGTGCGGATCAGGCGTTATACCGGGCTAAAAACGGAGGGCGTAACCGCATCGAGTTGGGTTAA
- a CDS encoding DUF1328 domain-containing protein: MLSWAITFLVIAIIAAVLGFGGIAGTATGIAKILFVVFLVMFIVSFVMGRRKG; the protein is encoded by the coding sequence ATGTTGAGTTGGGCTATTACCTTTCTGGTCATCGCTATCATCGCTGCAGTATTGGGCTTTGGTGGTATCGCAGGTACTGCAACCGGGATTGCCAAAATCCTCTTTGTGGTCTTTTTGGTGATGTTTATCGTGTCCTTTGTGATGGGACGTCGCAAAGGTTAG
- a CDS encoding DUF5924 family protein, which yields MPWWKHYSTLIIDLIKRHPGVVAVFGFLSGVASFVLVDRQAGLAKVIAVVMLVSWVWLTLENILRERISKRFGFEIPAPVLRYATQMIHQESLFFVLPFFFMTTTWNSGQVLFSGLLASAALISITDPLYYKWLARRRWMYLGYHTLTLFAVLLTALPIIFKLTTTQSYQLALAAAVVLSFPSLFSTLPMRRWWRVAMLVGLLLLIGAGGWFGRVWVPPATLWLNEFAVTSKFDNRNRTPGESVEVLTAAQLRSLGLYAYTAISAPRGLDERIYHVWTLNGREIDRIALDIRGGRKEGYRAWTHKLNFPASATGHWQVQVLTEAGQMIGVLRFDVID from the coding sequence ATGCCTTGGTGGAAACACTACAGCACGTTGATCATCGACCTGATCAAGCGCCATCCCGGCGTGGTGGCTGTGTTCGGATTTCTATCCGGCGTGGCGAGCTTTGTGCTGGTGGATCGACAAGCAGGCCTGGCCAAAGTCATCGCCGTGGTGATGCTGGTCAGTTGGGTCTGGCTGACGCTGGAGAACATCCTGCGCGAACGCATCTCAAAGCGCTTCGGCTTTGAGATACCGGCACCGGTGTTGCGTTACGCGACACAGATGATCCATCAGGAAAGCCTGTTTTTCGTCCTGCCGTTCTTTTTCATGACCACCACTTGGAACAGTGGCCAAGTCTTGTTCAGCGGCCTGCTGGCCAGCGCAGCGCTGATTTCGATCACTGACCCGCTGTACTACAAATGGTTAGCGCGCAGGCGCTGGATGTACCTGGGTTATCACACCCTAACGCTGTTCGCCGTATTGCTCACCGCACTGCCGATCATTTTCAAATTGACCACCACCCAGAGTTACCAGTTGGCACTGGCGGCTGCGGTGGTTCTGTCATTTCCGTCGCTGTTCTCCACGTTACCCATGCGCCGCTGGTGGCGGGTGGCCATGCTGGTCGGCTTGTTGCTGCTGATCGGTGCAGGCGGCTGGTTCGGCCGCGTCTGGGTGCCACCGGCAACCTTGTGGCTCAATGAGTTCGCCGTCACCAGCAAGTTTGATAACCGCAACCGCACGCCGGGCGAGAGCGTAGAAGTGCTGACCGCTGCCCAACTGCGCAGCTTGGGTCTGTACGCCTACACGGCGATCAGCGCGCCACGGGGGCTCGACGAAAGGATTTACCACGTCTGGACACTCAACGGCCGGGAGATCGACCGTATTGCTCTGGACATTCGCGGCGGGCGCAAAGAGGGCTATCGGGCCTGGACCCACAAACTCAACTTCCCTGCCAGCGCCACAGGCCACTGGCAGGTTCAGGTGCTGACCGAAGCCGGGCAGATGATCGGCGTGCTGCGCTTTGATGTGATCGACTAA
- a CDS encoding endonuclease/exonuclease/phosphatase family protein, which translates to MRKRWPARRSIDLCDPQVNPACEAQQEWPANGVLRLLSFNIQVGISTQRYHHYLTRSWQHVLPTAGRHLNLQRIGQVLHDFDLVALQEADGGSLRSGYVNQVEHLARLGGFPYWYQQLNRNLGRFAQHSNGVLSRLRPSLLEDHPLPGPRGRGAVLVRLGEGADAVAVVMMHLALGARARTRQLAYIRELLSDYRHHVLMGDMNTHAVDLLQHSPLRDLGLCAPQVAATFPSWQPQRCLDHILISPGLAIERCEVLPLPISDHLPVAVQIRLPTSLFGVGTPILGEFAGMDCNNERRNPALEK; encoded by the coding sequence ATGCGCAAACGCTGGCCGGCCAGACGCTCTATTGACCTGTGCGATCCACAGGTCAATCCGGCCTGCGAAGCGCAGCAGGAGTGGCCAGCCAATGGCGTCCTGCGCTTACTAAGCTTCAATATTCAGGTAGGGATCAGCACCCAACGCTATCACCATTACCTGACTCGCAGCTGGCAGCATGTGCTGCCGACTGCGGGGCGGCACCTGAACCTGCAACGCATTGGTCAGGTTCTGCACGATTTTGATCTCGTTGCATTGCAGGAGGCCGATGGCGGCAGCTTGCGCTCCGGCTATGTTAATCAGGTCGAGCATCTGGCCCGGCTTGGCGGCTTTCCTTATTGGTACCAGCAGCTTAACCGCAACCTTGGTCGTTTTGCTCAGCACAGCAACGGCGTGTTGAGCCGTCTGCGTCCTTCTTTGCTGGAAGATCATCCATTGCCGGGTCCACGTGGTCGGGGAGCCGTGTTGGTGCGTCTCGGAGAAGGCGCGGATGCAGTGGCAGTGGTCATGATGCACCTGGCTCTTGGTGCCCGGGCGCGTACCCGGCAGTTGGCCTATATCCGCGAGTTGCTCAGCGACTATCGCCATCACGTGCTGATGGGCGATATGAATACTCATGCAGTGGATCTGCTGCAGCATTCTCCGCTGCGTGATCTTGGACTGTGTGCCCCTCAAGTGGCTGCCACGTTCCCAAGCTGGCAGCCGCAGCGCTGCTTGGATCACATCCTGATCAGCCCCGGCCTTGCTATTGAGCGGTGCGAGGTATTGCCGCTACCGATCTCCGATCATTTGCCTGTTGCAGTACAAATTCGATTGCCTACTTCACTCTTTGGTGTTGGTACGCCTATCCTTGGTGAATTTGCAGGCATGGACTGTAACAATGAGCGACGAAACCCAGCGCTGGAAAAGTAA
- a CDS encoding sigma-54 dependent transcriptional regulator — protein MRTGTEDLIPGRVLLVDDEPAILRTFRYCLEDQGYQVRTAACTAQVTTLLHRQVFDLCFLDLRLGSEDGLQVLAYMRQHAPWMRVVIVTAHSAIDTAVDAIQAGAADYLVKPCTPEQLRQAASKQLQAKQANEQLKQQAHKPEHALDSHSPNLMSVLETARQVATTDANVLILGESGTGKGELAQAIHRWSKRAKKSCVTINCPSLTAELMESELFGHNRGAFTGASESTHGRVSQADGGSLFLDEIGDFPLILQPKLLRFIQDKEYERIGDPQTRRADVRILSATNLPLEEMVRQGRFREDLLYRLNVITLTLPPLRERREDILDLADSFLAQFVIDYARPARSFSDEAREALLYHPWPGNIRELRNVVERASIICNEEQVQLNHLGLTPQSGAVATAPQIGDQLSLEALERAHISAVVANSRSLDQAAKTLGIDASTLYRKRKQLSL, from the coding sequence ATGCGCACAGGAACTGAAGACCTTATCCCCGGCCGTGTTCTGCTTGTCGATGACGAGCCAGCCATCCTGCGAACCTTCCGCTATTGCCTAGAAGATCAGGGCTATCAGGTTCGTACCGCAGCCTGCACAGCTCAGGTTACGACGCTATTGCATCGTCAGGTCTTCGATCTGTGCTTTCTCGATCTTCGTTTAGGCAGCGAAGATGGCCTGCAAGTCCTCGCCTACATGCGCCAGCATGCTCCCTGGATGCGCGTGGTCATCGTTACAGCCCACTCCGCAATCGACACCGCTGTCGATGCAATCCAAGCAGGTGCAGCGGATTATCTGGTCAAACCCTGCACACCTGAACAACTGCGACAGGCGGCCAGCAAGCAACTGCAAGCCAAACAGGCCAATGAACAGCTAAAGCAGCAGGCGCACAAACCTGAGCACGCACTGGACTCGCACAGCCCAAACCTGATGAGTGTGCTGGAGACTGCACGCCAAGTTGCCACCACAGACGCTAACGTCCTTATTCTCGGAGAGTCCGGCACAGGTAAAGGCGAACTTGCCCAAGCCATTCACCGCTGGAGCAAACGCGCAAAGAAATCCTGCGTCACCATTAACTGCCCTTCGCTTACCGCAGAGTTAATGGAAAGCGAGCTGTTTGGGCACAACCGTGGGGCCTTTACTGGCGCCAGCGAAAGCACTCACGGCCGCGTCAGTCAGGCTGACGGCGGCAGCTTGTTCCTCGACGAAATCGGTGACTTCCCGCTGATCTTGCAACCGAAGTTGCTGCGCTTTATTCAGGACAAAGAATACGAACGCATAGGAGACCCACAGACCCGGCGTGCCGACGTCCGGATTCTTTCAGCCACCAACCTGCCACTTGAGGAAATGGTTCGCCAGGGCCGCTTCCGCGAAGACCTGCTCTACCGCCTGAACGTCATTACCCTGACCCTGCCACCATTGCGGGAGCGGCGCGAAGACATCCTCGATCTGGCCGACAGCTTCCTCGCACAGTTCGTCATTGACTATGCCCGCCCGGCCCGCAGCTTCAGCGATGAGGCGAGGGAAGCCCTGCTGTACCATCCATGGCCAGGCAACATCCGCGAACTGCGCAATGTGGTGGAGCGAGCCAGCATCATCTGCAACGAAGAGCAGGTGCAACTGAATCACCTGGGCCTGACCCCACAGAGCGGCGCCGTAGCCACAGCCCCACAGATTGGTGATCAGCTCAGCCTGGAGGCCTTGGAACGCGCGCACATCAGCGCGGTAGTGGCCAACAGCAGAAGCCTCGACCAAGCGGCTAAAACGCTCGGCATCGACGCTTCAACGCTTTACCGCAAACGTAAACAGTTGAGCCTGTGA
- a CDS encoding c-type cytochrome: MNKVLVSLLLTLGITGLAHAAGNAEAGQGKVVVCGACHNADGNSVAPNFPKLAGQGERYLLKQLKDIKSGQRTVLEMTGMLDGLNDQDLADIAAYFASQKMSVGAADPKLVERGEALFRGGKLDEGMPACTGCHSPNGAGIAAAAYPHLGGQHAQYIAKQLTDFREGNRTNDGDSMIMRSIAAKLSNKDIEALSSYIQGLH, from the coding sequence ATGAACAAAGTACTCGTGAGTCTGCTGTTGACCCTGGGCATCACCGGCCTGGCACATGCCGCAGGCAATGCTGAAGCCGGCCAGGGTAAGGTTGTGGTGTGTGGTGCCTGCCATAATGCGGATGGCAACAGCGTTGCGCCAAACTTTCCCAAACTGGCCGGGCAGGGCGAGCGCTATTTGCTCAAGCAGCTGAAAGACATTAAGTCTGGGCAGCGTACCGTGCTGGAAATGACTGGCATGCTGGATGGCCTGAACGATCAGGATCTGGCTGATATCGCGGCCTACTTCGCTAGCCAGAAAATGAGTGTTGGCGCAGCTGATCCAAAACTGGTTGAACGCGGTGAAGCGTTGTTCCGTGGTGGCAAACTGGATGAAGGCATGCCAGCGTGCACCGGTTGCCATTCCCCGAATGGTGCTGGTATCGCAGCCGCTGCATACCCGCATTTGGGTGGCCAGCACGCTCAGTACATTGCCAAGCAACTGACTGACTTCCGTGAAGGCAACCGTACCAACGATGGCGACAGCATGATCATGCGTTCCATCGCTGCCAAGCTGAGCAACAAGGACATCGAAGCGCTGTCCAGCTACATTCAGGGTCTGCATTGA